TAAAGCACAGCTGTGGCTCATCACGGCGGGGTGCGTATTTCAGGATACCATATTGATGCAACTGGTGCAGCATGGAAGAGATCTCATCTTCCTCAATCAACAAAATACGGCTGATCTGCCTTTCGTAGATAGGTACCGGGTTATCGAAGATACCTTCATAGGTACGGAGTAATGTCTGGATAAGCTCTGCCAGCGCCGGATATGCATCTTCGAACTGGTACAGCGTTTCTTTATTGGTAACAAATTCCGCGCGGGAAGGCAGCAATACGCTTTCACTCACCTGTAATATGCCCTCCTGTTCCATCAGCCGGATGGCACTGTAGGCTATGGTCAGGTTCAGCTGGAATACCCGGGCGAATTCGTTGATATCGAAATCGAAGTACACCCCTTCTGCGGAGCCTACCGGCACCTGCAGAAAGTTTACAATGCATTGATACACCTCGCGGATCTGCTCCAGTGAAGGGAATTGCATGGCTATGCGTGCATACATATCCGTTAGTTCCTCTTCGTTGTAGAGTAGCACTGCATAGGCCTTTTCCTCATCACGGCCGGCACGACCAGCTTCCTGGTAGTAGGCTTCCAGGCTATCAGGAAGGTCATAATGCACGACAATCTGCACATCAGGCTTGTCGATCCCCATTCCGAAGGCATTGGTGCATACCATTACCCTCGTCTCGTTATTGATCCATGCTTCCTGCCGGGCTGCACGCTCCTGCTGAGGCAGTCCGGCATGGTAGAAACTGGCGGGGATACCCTGTAATTGAAGCAGGGTGGCTATTTCGCGGGTACGTTTCCTGTTGCGGCAATAGATAATTCCACAACCAGGCACACGGTCCAGGATATGCTGAATTTTATCAACTTTAGTGGTTTCTTCCAGTACGCTATAGGAAAGATTAGCCCTGGCAAAGCTTTTACGGAATACCTTAGCATCCTTCATGAGGAGCTTATCGCAGATATCCGTTTGTACTTTAGGCGTAGCAGACGCTGTAAGCGCCAGTATAGGTGTATTTGGGAAGAAGCTGCGAATATCGGCAATCTGCAGGTAGGCAGGCCGGAAATCATAGCCCCATTGCGAAATACAGTGTGCCTCATCTACCGCGATCAGGTTTACCTGTAGTCCGTCGCAATAGGTTTGAAACAGCTTACTTTGTAATCTTTCAGGAGAAACGTAGA
This window of the Chitinophaga sp. Cy-1792 genome carries:
- a CDS encoding ATP-dependent DNA helicase RecQ codes for the protein MEPVDILKQYWGYDQFRPLQEDIVKAVLSGNDTLALLPTGGGKSICFQVPAMMKPGVCLVVTPLIALMKDQVANLKKRGISAYCIYSGMHYKEVEVAMEAARRGRCKFLYVSPERLQSKLFQTYCDGLQVNLIAVDEAHCISQWGYDFRPAYLQIADIRSFFPNTPILALTASATPKVQTDICDKLLMKDAKVFRKSFARANLSYSVLEETTKVDKIQHILDRVPGCGIIYCRNRKRTREIATLLQLQGIPASFYHAGLPQQERAARQEAWINNETRVMVCTNAFGMGIDKPDVQIVVHYDLPDSLEAYYQEAGRAGRDEEKAYAVLLYNEEELTDMYARIAMQFPSLEQIREVYQCIVNFLQVPVGSAEGVYFDFDINEFARVFQLNLTIAYSAIRLMEQEGILQVSESVLLPSRAEFVTNKETLYQFEDAYPALAELIQTLLRTYEGIFDNPVPIYERQISRILLIEEDEISSMLHQLHQYGILKYAPRRDEPQLCFMQERVSAPNLRLNMARIEVRRKVYTDRLEAVFAYVRNSATCRTQLLVKYFGESGTPPCGVCDTCLKKKATALDAAAFKRITDTVMNLLQEPVELDVIEQSCRDVSKNNLLEVLRFLENEGLIKRDISGKILKK